In a single window of the Amycolatopsis sp. cg5 genome:
- a CDS encoding MBL fold metallo-hydrolase codes for MSDRLYFRQLLAGRDFAVGDPVATQMVNFAYLIGDTETREAVIVDPAYAVGDLLDVLAEDDMRLTGVLATHHHPDHVGGTMMGFTLPGLSELLALQPVPVHVNNAEAEWVRRTTGVSDSDLRGHDHDDVVEVGDIPIRLLHTPGHTSGSQCFLVAGKLVSGDTLFLEGCGRTDFPGGDSEAIYASLRELANLPGDPVVYPGHQYSADPSANLSHVRDTNFVFQARNLDEWRRMFG; via the coding sequence ATGAGCGATCGCCTCTACTTCCGACAGCTTCTCGCAGGCCGCGACTTCGCGGTAGGTGACCCGGTGGCCACGCAGATGGTCAACTTCGCCTACCTCATCGGCGACACCGAGACCAGGGAGGCGGTGATCGTCGACCCCGCGTACGCCGTCGGCGACCTGCTCGACGTGCTCGCCGAGGACGACATGCGGCTCACCGGGGTGCTCGCCACCCATCACCACCCCGACCACGTCGGCGGCACGATGATGGGGTTCACGCTGCCGGGGCTTTCCGAGCTGCTCGCGCTGCAGCCGGTGCCGGTGCACGTCAACAACGCCGAGGCCGAATGGGTCCGCCGCACCACCGGGGTGTCCGACTCGGATCTGCGCGGGCACGACCACGACGACGTGGTCGAGGTCGGCGACATCCCGATTCGGCTGCTGCACACGCCCGGTCACACGTCGGGCAGTCAGTGTTTCCTGGTCGCCGGGAAGCTCGTCTCCGGTGACACGCTGTTCCTCGAAGGCTGTGGCCGCACCGACTTCCCCGGCGGTGACTCCGAGGCGATCTACGCGAGCCTGCGTGAGCTGGCCAACCTGCCGGGTGACCCGGTCGTCTACCCAGGTCACCAGTACTCGGCCGATCCGTCGGCGAACCTTTCGCACGTGCGCGACACGAACTTCGTGTTCCAGGCCCGCAACCTCGACGAGTGGCGGCGGATGTTCGGCTAG
- a CDS encoding ABC transporter ATP-binding protein: MIVTHALTKRFGGLTAVDSVNLSVAEGERYGFLGPNGSGKTTLVRMLLGLVYATSGEIEILGRSVPRHLSDALPEVGALVEGPAAYQHLSGPRNLELLDASGRGGRRTRRARVEEALEQVGLAGIDRRPVKAYSLGMRQRLGLAAALLRKPRLLILDEPTNGLDPQGIKEIRELLIGLNRDGTTVFLSSHLLFEVEQLCTHVGVVDRGKLVLQDELGAMRSPTGRVTVQTPDASAAVLLLDGQLEHREGDRLLIRHPDPARLNTWLVESGVRVAAIEPEFRSLEQVVLDATSSGADRFDGSKP, from the coding sequence ATGATCGTGACTCACGCGCTGACCAAGCGCTTCGGCGGGCTCACCGCCGTCGACTCCGTGAACCTCTCGGTCGCCGAGGGCGAGCGCTACGGCTTCCTCGGGCCGAACGGCTCCGGCAAGACCACGCTCGTCCGTATGCTGCTCGGCCTGGTCTACGCGACCAGCGGCGAGATCGAGATACTCGGCCGCTCGGTGCCGAGGCATCTGTCCGACGCGCTGCCCGAGGTCGGCGCGCTCGTCGAAGGCCCGGCCGCGTACCAGCACCTGTCCGGGCCGCGCAATCTCGAACTGCTCGACGCGTCGGGCCGCGGTGGCCGTCGCACGCGGCGCGCGCGGGTCGAGGAGGCGCTCGAGCAGGTCGGCCTCGCCGGGATCGACCGGCGCCCGGTGAAGGCGTACTCCCTGGGCATGCGCCAGCGGCTCGGGCTGGCGGCCGCGCTGCTGCGCAAGCCGCGCCTGCTGATACTCGACGAGCCGACGAACGGGCTCGATCCCCAAGGCATCAAAGAGATCCGGGAGCTGCTGATCGGGCTCAACCGCGATGGCACGACCGTGTTCCTGTCCAGCCATCTGCTGTTCGAGGTCGAGCAGCTGTGCACCCACGTCGGCGTGGTCGACCGGGGCAAGCTGGTGCTGCAGGACGAACTCGGCGCGATGCGGTCGCCGACCGGCCGGGTCACCGTGCAGACCCCGGACGCGTCCGCGGCCGTCCTGCTGCTCGACGGCCAGCTGGAGCATCGCGAGGGTGACCGCCTGCTCATCCGGCATCCCGATCCGGCGCGGCTCAACACCTGGCTGGTCGAGTCCGGGGTGCGCGTCGCCGCGATCGAGCCGGAATTCCGTTCGCTGGAACAGGTCGTGCTCGACGCGACCAGCTCCGGCGCCGACCGGTTCGACGGGAGCAAACCGTGA
- a CDS encoding ABC transporter permease translates to MIAVELRKLALRPRVWVSVVLLCALPALVAVFLATADFAPPPGQGGAFLSAVMSNGALYPAAALALVLPVFLPISVAVLAGDAVAGEAAGGTLRYLLARPVGRTRLLAAKMCALAVFTLIAVVLVVLTSYLLGTALFGTGAEAVGQPGAVTSLSGSALSTGDLATRLLGAIGYVVASMLGFGAIALFFSTVTDSGLGAALGALAVLITSSVLETLDAAAVVKPYLPTHYWLAWIDFFRDPLFWRDITSGLWLQAGYLVVFFGAAWANFATKDISS, encoded by the coding sequence GTGATCGCCGTCGAACTGCGCAAGCTCGCGCTGCGCCCGCGGGTGTGGGTCAGCGTCGTGCTGCTGTGCGCGCTGCCCGCGCTGGTCGCGGTCTTCCTCGCCACCGCGGACTTCGCGCCGCCGCCCGGCCAGGGCGGCGCGTTCCTGTCGGCGGTGATGAGCAACGGGGCGTTGTATCCGGCCGCCGCGCTCGCCTTGGTGCTGCCCGTTTTCCTGCCGATCTCGGTCGCGGTGCTCGCCGGCGACGCCGTCGCGGGTGAGGCGGCAGGTGGCACCCTGCGGTACCTATTGGCACGACCGGTGGGCAGAACCCGCTTGCTGGCGGCCAAAATGTGCGCGCTCGCGGTGTTCACGCTGATCGCCGTGGTACTCGTCGTGCTCACCTCTTACCTGCTGGGCACCGCGTTGTTCGGCACCGGCGCGGAGGCGGTCGGCCAGCCGGGCGCGGTGACCTCGCTGTCCGGATCGGCGCTGTCGACGGGAGATCTCGCGACGCGGCTGCTCGGCGCCATCGGCTACGTCGTCGCCTCGATGCTCGGCTTCGGCGCCATCGCGTTGTTCTTCTCGACGGTCACCGACTCGGGCCTCGGCGCGGCGCTCGGCGCGCTCGCGGTGCTGATCACCAGCTCGGTGCTGGAGACGCTCGACGCGGCCGCGGTCGTCAAGCCCTACCTGCCGACGCACTACTGGCTGGCGTGGATCGACTTCTTCCGCGACCCGCTGTTCTGGCGCGACATCACCAGCGGGCTCTGGCTGCAAGCGGGCTACCTGGTGGTGTTCTTCGGCGCGGCGTGGGCGAATTTCGCGACCAAGGACATCAGCAGCTAG
- a CDS encoding esterase/lipase family protein, which produces MSPRRRLFFGILTVVLALLAAWVTVSALRPGAPQTGRPSQDRLGPVLLVPGYGGGRDALEALADRIREETGRDTRVLTLDGDGTGDLLAQVKVLSEAAADAPSVDVIGYSAGGVVARLWTSRDGAHQARRIITLGAPLHGTRVAAIGGAIVPGGCPLACQQLAPGSPVLARMDAEKLPAGLPWLSVWSRDDRTVTPPESAELDGALNLAVQDVCPGVVVQHAELPTHPVVVRMVLAALGTEPLSVPSC; this is translated from the coding sequence GTGAGCCCACGCAGGCGGTTGTTCTTCGGCATCCTCACCGTGGTTCTCGCGCTGCTCGCCGCCTGGGTGACCGTGAGCGCACTGCGGCCCGGCGCGCCGCAGACCGGGCGGCCGTCGCAGGACCGCCTCGGCCCGGTGCTGCTCGTACCCGGCTACGGCGGCGGACGGGACGCGCTCGAGGCGCTGGCCGACCGGATCCGGGAGGAGACCGGCCGCGACACCCGCGTGCTCACCTTGGACGGTGACGGCACCGGCGACCTGCTCGCCCAGGTCAAGGTGCTCAGCGAGGCGGCGGCGGACGCGCCGTCGGTCGACGTCATCGGCTACTCGGCAGGCGGGGTCGTGGCCAGGCTGTGGACCAGCCGCGACGGCGCGCATCAGGCGCGGCGGATCATCACGCTCGGCGCGCCGCTGCACGGCACGCGGGTCGCCGCGATCGGCGGCGCGATCGTGCCGGGCGGCTGCCCGCTGGCCTGCCAGCAGCTCGCGCCGGGCAGTCCGGTGCTGGCCAGGATGGACGCCGAGAAGCTGCCTGCCGGGCTGCCCTGGCTTTCGGTGTGGAGCCGTGACGACCGGACCGTCACGCCACCGGAGTCCGCGGAGCTGGACGGCGCGCTCAACCTCGCCGTGCAGGACGTCTGCCCCGGCGTCGTCGTGCAGCACGCGGAGCTGCCGACGCATCCCGTGGTGGTCAGGATGGTGCTGGCCGCGCTCGGCACCGAGCCGCTGAGCGTGCCTAGCTGCTGA
- a CDS encoding IclR family transcriptional regulator translates to MDADARVQSLDRAIALLNAVADTPPGGESAAALGARCGLNRATAWRLLATLEHHGVLERDPETGNFAIGFTVERWASEAGVEGLVRRAHPIIERIAATTGETANLALPRRFGLTYVDEAVPHSVLSARWLGWQAPLHATSTGKAYLAWLPEDEASTLLSAELKRYTAKTIVDRRELRTVLARVRERGYSVSVGEMEDDLFGASAPVLGTRGRPLGVVSVWGAMSRVTEAELPEFGELVSEAAGQIAAIMNG, encoded by the coding sequence ATGGACGCCGACGCTCGTGTGCAGTCCCTCGACCGGGCTATTGCCCTGCTCAACGCGGTGGCGGACACTCCGCCCGGCGGCGAGTCGGCCGCCGCGCTCGGCGCCAGGTGCGGGCTCAACCGGGCGACCGCGTGGCGGCTGCTGGCCACCCTCGAACACCACGGCGTGCTCGAACGCGACCCCGAGACCGGCAACTTCGCGATCGGGTTCACCGTCGAGCGCTGGGCGTCGGAAGCCGGGGTCGAGGGACTCGTCCGCCGCGCGCACCCGATCATCGAGCGGATCGCCGCCACGACCGGCGAGACCGCGAATTTGGCGCTGCCACGGCGGTTCGGACTGACCTATGTGGACGAAGCCGTCCCGCATTCGGTGCTCAGCGCGCGCTGGCTCGGCTGGCAGGCGCCGCTGCACGCCACGTCGACCGGCAAGGCGTACCTCGCCTGGCTGCCGGAGGACGAAGCGAGCACGCTGCTTTCCGCCGAGCTGAAGCGCTACACGGCCAAGACGATCGTCGACCGGCGCGAGCTGCGCACCGTGCTCGCCCGCGTCCGCGAGCGCGGGTACTCGGTCAGCGTCGGCGAGATGGAGGACGACCTGTTCGGCGCCTCCGCCCCGGTGCTCGGCACGCGCGGCCGCCCGCTCGGCGTGGTGAGTGTCTGGGGTGCGATGAGCCGTGTCACCGAGGCGGAACTGCCCGAATTCGGTGAGCTCGTCTCGGAGGCCGCGGGGCAGATCGCTGCCATCATGAACGGGTGA
- a CDS encoding thioesterase family protein, with amino-acid sequence MVVAPLSLYEIRVPKEWVDYNGHMTEACYLVAAGESADAFYACLGVDPAYRETGRSIYTAETHLRHLGEAVEGDELRLTLELLGFDEKRIHVFHTVSRRGDVVATVEQMLLHVDTVAARATPMSEELQGKLAAIHAAHAPLGVPDGTGRAITMSKESRCGST; translated from the coding sequence GTGGTGGTTGCGCCGCTGTCGTTGTACGAGATCCGTGTCCCGAAGGAATGGGTCGACTACAACGGCCACATGACCGAGGCCTGCTACCTGGTGGCGGCGGGCGAGAGCGCGGACGCGTTCTACGCCTGTCTCGGCGTCGATCCGGCGTACCGGGAGACCGGGCGCTCGATCTACACGGCAGAGACGCACCTGCGGCACCTCGGCGAAGCCGTCGAAGGTGACGAACTCCGCCTGACACTGGAGCTTCTCGGGTTCGACGAGAAGCGCATCCACGTCTTCCACACCGTGTCGCGGCGCGGGGACGTGGTCGCCACGGTCGAGCAGATGCTGCTCCACGTGGACACGGTCGCCGCCCGCGCGACGCCGATGTCCGAAGAACTGCAAGGGAAACTGGCCGCGATCCACGCCGCGCACGCCCCGCTCGGCGTGCCGGACGGGACCGGCCGCGCCATCACGATGAGTAAGGAAAGCCGATGCGGTTCGACCTGA
- a CDS encoding acyl-CoA dehydrogenase family protein translates to MRFDLTEEQRLIVGTVRDFVEKELYPHEDEVERLDEVPADLQKQITEKALAAGLYAPNMPAEIGGGGLDAVGVALVERELGRAGYALHSLVARPSNILLACEGRQRDDYLLPTVRGERIDCLAMTEPGSGSDVRSMTTRAVRDGDDYVITGGKHFISHADVADYVILFAATGSERTSHGEKALITGFLVDLDSPGVTVRRGPACVSNRGYHTCELFFENVRVPAWKRLGDEGQGFELMNTWLGSTRLSVAATCVGRGRRVLELALDWAARREQFGQPIGRFQGVGFPLADLATELEAAELLTLRAAWKCDHAVMTDSDVAMAKLFASEALGRITDQAVQVFGGLGLMAETRIERYWRDARLERIWDGTSEIQRHIISRALLRPRGA, encoded by the coding sequence ATGCGGTTCGACCTGACCGAGGAACAGCGCCTGATCGTCGGCACTGTCCGGGATTTCGTGGAGAAAGAGCTGTACCCCCACGAAGACGAGGTCGAGCGACTGGACGAGGTCCCGGCCGATCTCCAGAAGCAGATCACGGAGAAAGCGCTCGCCGCCGGGCTCTACGCGCCGAACATGCCCGCCGAGATCGGCGGTGGCGGGCTCGACGCGGTCGGCGTCGCGCTGGTCGAGCGCGAGCTCGGGCGCGCGGGCTACGCGCTGCACTCGCTGGTCGCGCGGCCGAGCAACATCCTGCTGGCCTGCGAGGGAAGGCAGCGCGACGACTACCTGCTGCCGACCGTGCGCGGCGAGCGGATCGACTGCCTCGCGATGACCGAGCCGGGCTCCGGCTCCGACGTCCGCTCGATGACCACCCGCGCGGTCCGCGACGGCGACGACTACGTCATCACCGGCGGCAAGCACTTCATCTCGCACGCCGACGTCGCCGACTACGTGATCCTGTTCGCCGCCACCGGTTCCGAGCGGACATCGCACGGTGAGAAGGCGCTGATCACCGGGTTCCTGGTCGACCTCGACTCGCCGGGCGTGACCGTGCGGCGCGGCCCGGCGTGCGTGTCCAACCGCGGCTACCACACCTGCGAGCTGTTCTTCGAGAACGTCCGCGTGCCCGCGTGGAAACGGCTCGGCGACGAAGGCCAGGGCTTCGAGCTGATGAACACCTGGCTCGGCTCCACCCGGCTCAGCGTGGCCGCGACCTGCGTCGGCCGGGGGCGGCGCGTGCTGGAACTCGCGCTGGACTGGGCGGCGCGGCGCGAGCAGTTCGGCCAGCCGATCGGCCGCTTCCAGGGCGTCGGCTTCCCGCTCGCGGACCTCGCGACCGAGCTGGAGGCGGCGGAGCTGCTGACGCTGCGTGCCGCCTGGAAGTGCGACCATGCCGTGATGACCGACTCCGACGTCGCGATGGCCAAGCTGTTCGCATCGGAGGCGCTCGGCCGGATCACCGACCAGGCGGTGCAGGTGTTCGGCGGGCTCGGGCTGATGGCCGAGACCAGGATCGAGCGGTACTGGCGCGACGCCAGGCTGGAGCGGATCTGGGACGGCACCAGCGAGATCCAGCGGCACATCATCTCGCGCGCGCTGCTGCGCCCGAGAGGTGCTTGA
- a CDS encoding acetate--CoA ligase family protein: protein MGRRNLHRLLAPRHIAVAGGAAAVEVIRQSKQIGFAGEIWPVHPERDEIAGVPCFPDVWALPEAPDATFVSIRARSTVDFVATLSQVDAGGVVCHASGFAEAGAQGLALQKELIEAAGDLAVIGPNCFGLLNYVDGVALWPDQHGGHRVERGVALLSQSGNVAHGLTMHRRSLPIAHVVTIGNGACTHIPELIDAMVDDERVTAIGLYLEAIDDVPSLALAATRALRRGVPIVALKSGSSELGAKTNLSHTSALSTSDDLCTALFERCGIARVDDLVGLAETLKFLHVHGPLPGGTVASASCSGGEAALVADLASARGLEMPDIPFSAKEKLVAALGEKVGVANPLDYQTYIWGDAEKQRDCFTGLLSAGFDQHLLVLDYPRLDRCHGEDWHSTVDSFIAARAATGARASVVSMLPEGIPEEVGARLLEARIAPMQGLAECLDAIRAAAEIGRAREQEPPLAGIEPTGPVRQLDEWESKRALAAAGVPIPHGLVVDADEAPDAARELGFPVVLKAVSETLAHKTEAGAVKLDLRDAESVRIGAKYLRRLSSRLLVEQMATDVLAELIVGVRADPRFGLALTIGSGGTLVELVGDSITLLLPARRDDISATLRKLRVHRLLTGFRSKPPADLATVVDAIEAIAAYAMSTKDNLVELDVNPLLVFEHGVLAVDALIRIKDS from the coding sequence ATGGGCCGCCGCAACCTCCACCGGCTGCTCGCGCCACGGCACATCGCGGTCGCCGGGGGAGCGGCCGCCGTCGAGGTGATCAGGCAGTCGAAGCAGATCGGGTTCGCCGGCGAGATCTGGCCGGTGCATCCCGAGCGTGACGAGATCGCCGGCGTCCCGTGTTTCCCCGACGTCTGGGCGCTTCCCGAGGCGCCCGACGCGACGTTCGTTTCCATCCGCGCCCGGTCCACTGTGGATTTCGTGGCCACACTGTCCCAAGTGGACGCCGGTGGCGTCGTCTGCCACGCGTCCGGATTCGCCGAAGCCGGCGCGCAAGGTCTCGCACTGCAGAAGGAACTGATCGAAGCCGCCGGTGACCTCGCGGTGATCGGGCCCAACTGCTTCGGGCTGCTGAACTACGTCGACGGCGTCGCGCTCTGGCCGGACCAGCACGGCGGGCACCGCGTCGAGCGCGGCGTCGCGCTGCTGAGCCAGAGCGGCAACGTCGCGCACGGCCTCACCATGCACCGGCGCTCGCTGCCGATCGCGCACGTGGTGACCATCGGGAACGGCGCGTGCACCCACATCCCCGAGCTGATCGACGCGATGGTCGACGACGAGCGGGTCACCGCGATCGGCCTCTACCTCGAAGCCATCGACGACGTGCCGTCGCTCGCGCTCGCGGCCACGCGCGCGCTGCGCCGCGGTGTGCCGATCGTGGCGTTGAAGTCCGGCTCGTCGGAGCTCGGGGCGAAGACCAACCTGAGTCACACCAGCGCACTGTCCACATCGGACGACCTGTGCACGGCCCTGTTCGAACGCTGCGGCATCGCGCGGGTCGACGACCTCGTCGGCCTAGCGGAGACGTTGAAGTTCCTGCACGTCCACGGCCCGCTGCCGGGCGGGACGGTCGCGTCGGCCAGCTGCTCGGGCGGCGAGGCCGCGCTGGTGGCCGACCTGGCGTCTGCCCGAGGCCTCGAAATGCCGGACATTCCCTTTTCTGCGAAGGAAAAGCTGGTAGCCGCCCTGGGGGAGAAGGTCGGCGTCGCCAATCCGCTCGACTACCAGACCTACATCTGGGGCGACGCCGAAAAGCAACGCGATTGCTTCACGGGCCTGCTCTCGGCGGGCTTCGATCAGCACCTGCTGGTGCTCGACTACCCGAGGCTCGACCGCTGTCACGGCGAAGACTGGCACTCCACAGTGGACTCCTTCATCGCCGCCCGAGCGGCCACCGGCGCCCGCGCGTCCGTGGTGAGCATGCTCCCCGAGGGCATTCCCGAGGAGGTCGGCGCGAGACTGCTCGAAGCCCGCATCGCCCCGATGCAGGGACTGGCCGAATGCCTCGACGCGATCCGCGCGGCAGCCGAAATCGGCAGGGCCCGCGAGCAGGAACCGCCGCTCGCGGGCATCGAGCCGACCGGCCCGGTCCGCCAGCTCGACGAGTGGGAGAGCAAACGCGCACTGGCCGCGGCGGGCGTGCCGATCCCGCACGGCCTGGTCGTCGACGCGGACGAAGCCCCGGACGCGGCCCGCGAACTCGGCTTCCCCGTAGTGCTCAAGGCCGTTTCGGAGACGCTCGCGCACAAGACCGAGGCAGGCGCGGTCAAACTCGACCTGCGTGACGCCGAGTCGGTCCGCATCGGCGCCAAGTACCTGCGGCGCCTGTCGTCCCGGCTGCTCGTCGAGCAGATGGCGACCGACGTGCTGGCCGAGCTCATCGTCGGTGTCCGCGCCGATCCGAGGTTCGGCCTGGCCTTGACGATCGGCAGCGGCGGCACGCTCGTCGAGCTCGTCGGCGACTCGATCACGCTCCTGCTGCCCGCACGCCGCGACGACATTTCGGCGACATTGCGGAAACTCCGCGTCCATCGCCTGCTCACCGGCTTCCGCTCGAAGCCGCCTGCCGACCTCGCCACCGTCGTCGACGCGATCGAGGCCATCGCGGCCTACGCGATGTCCACAAAGGACAATCTGGTCGAGCTGGACGTCAACCCGCTGCTGGTCTTCGAGCACGGCGTACTGGCCGTCGACGCCCTGATCCGCATTAAGGACTCGTGA
- a CDS encoding LLM class flavin-dependent oxidoreductase, translating into MAITLHWFLPTSGDGRTIVEHFHAKKSHGPAAQRDPDIGYLTQVAQAAERLGFTGVLTPTGTWCEDAWLTTAALLGQTSTLKFLVAFRPGTISPTLAAQMAGTYQRISGGRLLLNIVTGGDDLEQRRFGDWHDHDLRYARTDEFLSILRGVWSGKPFDFHGDHLRVEGATTLAAPDPEPEIYFGGSSAAALPVAARHADVYLTWGEPPAQVAEKIARVRALAGDRPLRFGVRLHTITRDTSAEAWSEARKMLDALDPEQVEQAQRGLAASESVGQQRMVALHGGDLSRGVRGLEIHPGLWAGIGLVRGGAGTALVGSHAEVADVIEEYHAHGVDEFVLSGYPHLEEAYWFGEGVRPELIRRGLLKA; encoded by the coding sequence ATGGCCATCACCCTGCATTGGTTCCTGCCCACCTCGGGTGACGGTCGGACGATCGTCGAGCACTTCCACGCCAAGAAGTCACACGGCCCGGCCGCCCAGCGCGACCCCGACATCGGCTACCTCACCCAGGTGGCGCAGGCGGCCGAGCGGCTCGGCTTCACCGGCGTGCTCACTCCGACCGGCACCTGGTGTGAGGACGCCTGGCTGACCACGGCCGCACTGCTCGGCCAGACCTCGACGCTCAAGTTCCTGGTCGCGTTCCGCCCCGGCACCATCTCGCCGACGCTCGCCGCCCAGATGGCGGGCACCTACCAGCGCATTTCCGGCGGCAGGCTGCTGCTCAACATCGTCACCGGCGGCGACGACCTCGAACAGCGCCGCTTCGGCGACTGGCACGACCACGATCTTCGCTACGCCCGCACCGACGAGTTCCTCTCGATCCTGCGCGGCGTCTGGTCCGGCAAGCCCTTCGACTTCCACGGCGATCACCTCCGCGTCGAAGGCGCGACCACGCTGGCCGCACCCGACCCCGAGCCCGAGATCTACTTCGGCGGCTCCTCCGCCGCGGCGCTCCCGGTCGCCGCGCGCCACGCGGACGTCTACCTCACCTGGGGTGAGCCACCCGCTCAGGTCGCGGAGAAGATCGCCCGCGTCCGCGCGTTGGCGGGTGACCGCCCGCTCCGGTTCGGCGTCCGCCTGCACACGATCACCCGTGACACCTCCGCCGAAGCCTGGTCCGAGGCGCGGAAAATGCTCGACGCCTTGGATCCCGAGCAGGTCGAACAGGCGCAGCGCGGACTCGCGGCCAGCGAGTCGGTCGGGCAGCAGCGGATGGTCGCGCTGCACGGCGGCGACCTTTCCCGTGGCGTGCGCGGGTTGGAGATCCACCCTGGCCTGTGGGCGGGCATCGGCCTGGTGCGAGGTGGTGCGGGCACCGCGTTGGTCGGGAGTCATGCCGAGGTCGCCGACGTGATCGAGGAGTACCACGCGCACGGCGTGGACGAGTTCGTGCTCTCCGGGTACCCGCACCTTGAGGAGGCTTACTGGTTCGGCGAAGGCGTCCGGCCTGAGCTGATCCGCCGAGGGCTTCTCAAGGCTTGA
- a CDS encoding TetR family transcriptional regulator C-terminal domain-containing protein, whose translation MARASLREQIVDAAYEQFHQHGYNGCGVKLITDSAGVPKGSFYNHFESKEALALVVMERYGDTRRVPDLTNRDAAAPLARLRAHFEFLARDIEKFDYRRGCVFGNFANEAADHSPVIREGLVAAFDSWSAAVVSAIRDAQADGSITSTQDPEILGRFLVNAWEGAIVGERAAKDGSSFAAFFTVAFDVLLR comes from the coding sequence ATGGCCAGGGCCAGCCTGCGCGAGCAGATAGTCGACGCGGCGTACGAGCAGTTCCACCAGCACGGCTACAACGGTTGCGGCGTCAAGCTGATCACTGACAGCGCCGGCGTGCCCAAGGGGTCCTTCTACAACCACTTCGAGAGCAAGGAAGCGCTGGCGCTCGTGGTGATGGAGCGCTACGGCGACACGCGGCGCGTCCCGGACCTGACGAACCGGGACGCCGCCGCACCGCTCGCGCGGCTGCGTGCGCACTTCGAATTCCTGGCTCGCGACATCGAGAAGTTCGACTACCGGCGCGGGTGCGTTTTCGGGAACTTCGCGAACGAGGCCGCCGACCACAGCCCGGTGATCAGGGAAGGTCTCGTGGCGGCCTTCGACAGCTGGTCGGCCGCGGTGGTGTCGGCGATCCGGGACGCCCAGGCGGACGGTTCGATCACGTCCACGCAAGATCCCGAGATACTGGGCCGCTTCCTGGTCAACGCCTGGGAAGGAGCGATCGTCGGGGAACGGGCGGCGAAGGACGGTTCTTCGTTCGCCGCGTTCTTCACTGTCGCTTTCGACGTGCTGCTGCGCTAA
- a CDS encoding alpha/beta fold hydrolase translates to MSEIKTRFRTINGLSIRYAESDGPRDVEALLLSPWPESLYAFDATWPKLAEHARLIAVDLPGFGHSELREDLLSPKAMGEFVVRVADEFGLAAPHVVGPDIGTAASLFAAAAHPGRFRSVTVGSGGAAVPLRLGGVLEEWVLAEDLAPYRAMEPKDVVTTAINAIEGYELPRDVREDYLAAYWDQRFADQMPYVRAYPAELPILGDLLPTITTPVQIIAGAKDPVVPVVNAEYLHERLTGSRLTVLDAGHFVWEEDAPGYAKAVTDWWRAN, encoded by the coding sequence ATGAGTGAGATCAAGACCCGCTTCCGCACGATCAACGGCCTTTCCATCCGCTACGCCGAAAGCGACGGCCCGCGCGACGTCGAAGCACTCCTGCTGAGCCCCTGGCCGGAAAGCCTCTACGCCTTCGACGCGACCTGGCCGAAGCTGGCCGAGCACGCCAGGCTGATCGCGGTGGACCTGCCCGGTTTCGGCCACTCCGAGCTGCGTGAGGACCTGCTCTCCCCGAAGGCGATGGGTGAGTTCGTCGTCCGCGTCGCCGACGAGTTCGGCTTGGCGGCGCCACACGTGGTCGGCCCGGACATCGGCACGGCCGCTTCCCTCTTCGCCGCGGCGGCGCACCCGGGACGGTTCCGCAGCGTGACCGTCGGCAGCGGCGGCGCGGCGGTGCCGTTGCGGCTGGGCGGCGTGCTCGAAGAGTGGGTGCTCGCCGAGGACCTGGCGCCGTACCGGGCCATGGAGCCCAAGGACGTCGTGACGACCGCGATCAACGCCATCGAGGGGTACGAACTGCCGAGGGACGTGCGCGAGGACTATCTCGCGGCGTACTGGGACCAGCGCTTCGCCGACCAGATGCCGTACGTCCGCGCCTACCCGGCGGAACTCCCGATCCTGGGTGACCTGCTGCCGACGATCACGACCCCGGTCCAGATCATCGCGGGTGCCAAGGACCCAGTGGTGCCGGTCGTGAACGCCGAGTACCTGCACGAGCGCCTGACGGGCAGCAGGCTCACCGTCCTCGACGCCGGTCACTTCGTCTGGGAAGAGGACGCGCCGGGCTACGCCAAGGCCGTCACGGACTGGTGGCGGGCGAACTAA